DNA from Mycobacteriales bacterium:
GCCGGATCCGCCCGGCCTCCAGCACCGCGATCCGGCTGGACATCGACAGCGCCTCGGTCTGGTCGTGGGTGACGTAGATGGCGGTCAGGCCGAGCTCGCGCTGCAGCCGCTTGAGCTCGAAGCGCATCGACTCGCGCAGCGTCGCGTCCAGATTGGACAGTGGTTCGTCCAGCAGCATCACCCGCGGCTCGACGACCAGCGCGCGGGCCAGCGCGAGCCGCTGCTGCTGGCCGCCGGACAGCTTGGTCGCCGACCGGCCGGCGTAGTCGGCCAGCCCGGTCACCGCCAGCGCCTGCTCGACCCGGGTCCTGATCGTGCGGCTGTCCGGACGGGTCCGGCGGGGAAGCACGGCCAGCGGCAGCGAGACGTTGCGGAACACCGTCAGGTGCGGCCAGATCGCGTACGACTGGAAGACCATGCCGAGCCCGCGCGACTCCGGCGCGATCCGCACGCCGCGGGTGCCGTCGAAGAAGACCCGGCCGTCGACGCTGATCGTGCCCCGGTCCGGGTCCTCCAGGCCGGCGATGCTGCGCAGCGTGGTGGTCTTCCCGCACCCGGACGGGCCGAGCAGCGTGAACATCTCGCCCGGCCGGACGTCGAAGCTCACGTCGTCGACAGCCAGCACCCGGCCGTCGTCCCGGGCCGCGTCGTCGGCCTGGAAGCTCTTGGAGATCCCGCGGACCGACACGATGGGCTCCGTCACGGCCGTCACCCCTCCCAGTCGCCGGGTCAGGCCGACGATACCAAGCCGAAGGGCAAACTGTCAGACCATGGGCGGGTCGACGAGCCAGTCCTGCGCCATCTGCTGCATCCAGGTGTCGATGACCGGGACCGCGTGGCCCGCTTCCCAGTCATCGGAAATGGTCCTACCATGACGGGACGGTCCGCGTCGACGGTACGGAGGCGAGCCGATGCTGTCGGTGCAGAACCTGGTGAAGTCCTACGACCCGGACAGCGGCGGCGCCCGGGTCCGGGCGGTCGACGACGTGTCGTTCACGGTCGAGGACGGCGAGATGTT
Protein-coding regions in this window:
- a CDS encoding ABC transporter ATP-binding protein; this encodes MTEPIVSVRGISKSFQADDAARDDGRVLAVDDVSFDVRPGEMFTLLGPSGCGKTTTLRSIAGLEDPDRGTISVDGRVFFDGTRGVRIAPESRGLGMVFQSYAIWPHLTVFRNVSLPLAVLPRRTRPDSRTIRTRVEQALAVTGLADYAGRSATKLSGGQQQRLALARALVVEPRVMLLDEPLSNLDATLRESMRFELKRLQRELGLTAIYVTHDQTEALSMSSRIAVLEAGRIRQLGKPRDVYERPESRFVADFIGVTNFLDGTVKEQRDGRSLVACADGELWVAGVEAPAGSPVTLSVRPECVELAETAPAEATANVWTATVRTRAFLGDSVDHVLETGKTELRNRAAPALSVAPGTEVYLRMDPDRITVVAA